The following are from one region of the Actinomyces sp. oral taxon 897 genome:
- the thiL gene encoding thiamine-phosphate kinase: protein MSTAEAPAARGTVSDLGETGLLAALAPLLPPSPAALVGVGDDCAVLAAPDGRYCVSTDVLVEGRHFRTGWMSAQQVGRRAAAQNLADVAAMGAVPVALVVGLVLPGDTPVSWVTDLARGLGRACAPLGVGVVGGDLSSGESIMVSVTVMGDLRGRPPVLRGGAHDGDLLVHVGNLGCGAAGLALLEAGYGDADLTGTAARCRELFRVPCPPLEAGPALALAGATAMMDVSDSLVRDADRLARASGVVAQIDEPDAPGALDADLALLEPVALLLAGRGGAAPGSRAGARALARTWVLTGGEDHGMLSTLPRSSLGHLPRGARVIGSVHAPRPGQAPGVLVAGRARYVGGIPGFTTAGVLVAGRAPASMGWDHFH from the coding sequence ATGTCAACCGCTGAGGCGCCCGCCGCCAGGGGGACCGTCTCGGACCTGGGTGAGACCGGGCTCCTGGCCGCCCTGGCCCCGCTGCTGCCCCCCAGCCCGGCGGCACTGGTGGGTGTCGGGGACGACTGCGCGGTCCTGGCCGCCCCTGACGGGCGCTACTGCGTGAGCACCGACGTACTGGTCGAGGGCCGCCACTTCCGTACCGGCTGGATGAGCGCCCAGCAGGTGGGGCGACGGGCCGCCGCCCAGAACCTCGCCGACGTCGCCGCCATGGGGGCGGTCCCCGTGGCCCTGGTGGTCGGCCTGGTGCTGCCCGGGGACACCCCGGTGTCCTGGGTGACCGACCTGGCCCGGGGCCTGGGGCGGGCCTGCGCCCCCCTGGGCGTCGGGGTGGTGGGCGGGGACCTGTCCAGCGGGGAGTCCATTATGGTGTCGGTCACTGTCATGGGGGATCTCCGGGGACGTCCCCCGGTGCTGCGCGGTGGGGCGCACGACGGCGACCTGCTGGTCCACGTGGGCAACCTGGGGTGCGGCGCGGCGGGCCTGGCCCTGCTGGAGGCCGGGTACGGGGACGCCGACCTGACCGGTACGGCGGCCCGCTGCCGGGAGCTGTTCCGGGTCCCCTGCCCGCCGCTGGAGGCTGGCCCCGCGCTCGCGCTGGCCGGGGCCACGGCCATGATGGACGTCTCGGACTCCCTGGTGCGTGACGCGGACCGCCTGGCACGGGCCAGCGGCGTCGTCGCCCAGATCGACGAGCCGGACGCACCAGGCGCCCTGGACGCCGACCTCGCCCTCCTGGAGCCGGTGGCCCTGCTCCTGGCAGGGCGGGGCGGGGCCGCCCCGGGCTCCCGTGCCGGGGCGCGCGCCCTGGCCCGCACCTGGGTCCTGACCGGGGGAGAGGACCACGGCATGCTGTCCACGCTGCCGCGCTCGTCCCTGGGGCACCTGCCCCGGGGGGCCCGCGTCATCGGGTCCGTCCACGCCCCGCGCCCCGGGCAGGCCCCGGGGGTCCTGGTCGCGGGGAGGGCCCGCTACGTTGGCGGGATTCCAGGGTTTACGACGGCGGGGGTCCTGGTCGCGGGGAGGGCCCCCGCCTCCATGGGCTGGGACCACTTCCACTGA
- a CDS encoding D-alanine--D-alanine ligase family protein: MPDTPQTLPVTSPSNSNPAGGRRTRVAVVFGGRSGEHTISCATAAGVLSAIDRRRYDVLPIGVTRQGQWVLVDDDPAALELRGDEPPVEVTATGLGRGELTMRPGGGALSAVTPAGTHLLGAVDVVLPLLHGPYGEDGTIQGLLEMMGLPYVGCGVLASAAGMDKQVTKVLLNAAGIPTAPHVVVTPRAWHHDPAAVLKACAALAYPLFVKPARAGSSLGISKVDRPEDLSAAIGTAREVDPKVLVESGVFGREIEVAVLGGHGDAAPRVAEPGEIRMDVSHGAGEFYDYRTKYLAHDAVDMVCPAPLRPQERDQLMTTAARAFEALGGEGLARVDFFLTPQGTAVVNEVNTMPGFTPFSMYPYMWQVSGLDYQDLITELIELALERPADVNR; this comes from the coding sequence ATGCCTGACACACCCCAGACCCTCCCCGTCACCTCCCCCTCGAACTCGAACCCTGCTGGCGGGCGCAGGACGCGCGTCGCCGTCGTCTTCGGGGGCCGCAGCGGGGAGCACACCATCTCCTGCGCCACCGCCGCCGGGGTCCTGTCCGCCATTGACCGCCGGCGCTACGACGTCCTGCCCATTGGCGTGACCCGGCAGGGCCAGTGGGTCCTGGTGGACGACGACCCCGCAGCCCTGGAGCTGCGCGGGGACGAGCCGCCGGTGGAGGTCACGGCCACGGGCCTGGGACGCGGCGAGCTGACCATGCGCCCGGGCGGCGGGGCGCTGAGCGCCGTCACCCCCGCCGGCACGCACCTGCTGGGGGCCGTCGACGTCGTCCTGCCCCTGCTGCACGGCCCCTACGGGGAGGACGGCACCATCCAGGGCCTGCTGGAGATGATGGGCCTGCCCTACGTGGGCTGCGGGGTGCTGGCCAGCGCCGCCGGCATGGACAAGCAGGTCACCAAGGTGCTCCTGAACGCCGCGGGCATCCCCACCGCCCCGCACGTGGTGGTCACCCCCCGCGCATGGCACCACGACCCGGCCGCCGTCCTTAAGGCGTGCGCCGCCCTGGCCTACCCCCTGTTCGTCAAGCCCGCCCGCGCCGGCTCCTCCCTGGGTATCAGCAAGGTCGACCGCCCCGAGGACCTGTCCGCCGCCATTGGGACCGCCCGTGAGGTGGATCCCAAGGTCCTGGTCGAGTCCGGGGTCTTCGGCCGCGAGATCGAGGTCGCGGTCCTGGGCGGTCACGGCGACGCCGCCCCGCGCGTGGCCGAGCCCGGGGAGATCAGGATGGACGTCTCCCACGGTGCCGGGGAGTTCTACGACTACCGCACCAAGTACCTGGCGCACGACGCGGTGGACATGGTCTGCCCCGCCCCGCTGCGTCCCCAGGAGCGGGACCAGCTCATGACCACGGCCGCCCGGGCCTTCGAGGCCCTGGGGGGCGAGGGCCTGGCGCGCGTGGACTTCTTCCTCACCCCCCAGGGGACGGCCGTCGTCAACGAGGTCAACACCATGCCCGGCTTCACCCCCTTCTCCATGTACCCCTACATGTGGCAGGTCTCCGGCCTGGACTACCAGGACCTGATCACCGAGCTCATTGAGCTGGCCCTGGAGCGCCCTGCGGATGTCAACCGCTGA
- a CDS encoding AMIN-like domain-containing (lipo)protein — MTRHALAPALVMLLAGALALGACDTHPAASPSDPVPETPATGTATSTSTATGGNAPLAPATSAPPLSPDERTASNEPAWGTGEQGQEASAGSQLVITDMRVGSHDEDGREYDRIVLEFAGEGTPGWLPPQWVTQASTTGKGDPINIKGDHLLVVKGTGMAGVPDADQQAHSYKGPRELNLDDSPQGDEIEGVHLDMPFEGEFQLVLGTDSRTYRIFTLSGPTRLVIDVADD, encoded by the coding sequence ATGACACGCCACGCGCTCGCCCCCGCCCTGGTCATGCTGCTGGCCGGTGCCCTGGCCCTGGGCGCCTGCGACACCCACCCCGCCGCGAGCCCGTCGGACCCGGTACCCGAGACACCCGCCACCGGGACCGCTACCAGCACCTCCACCGCCACGGGCGGCAACGCGCCGCTCGCACCCGCCACCTCGGCACCCCCGCTGTCCCCCGACGAGAGGACCGCCTCCAACGAGCCCGCCTGGGGCACCGGCGAGCAGGGTCAGGAGGCCTCCGCGGGCTCCCAGCTCGTGATCACCGACATGCGCGTGGGCTCCCACGACGAGGACGGCCGGGAGTACGACCGCATCGTCCTGGAGTTCGCCGGGGAGGGGACCCCAGGCTGGCTCCCGCCGCAGTGGGTCACCCAGGCCTCCACCACCGGCAAGGGCGACCCGATCAATATCAAGGGGGACCACCTCCTGGTCGTCAAGGGCACCGGCATGGCCGGCGTCCCCGACGCCGACCAGCAGGCCCACAGCTACAAGGGCCCGCGGGAGCTCAACCTGGACGACAGCCCCCAGGGCGACGAGATCGAGGGGGTCCACCTGGACATGCCCTTTGAGGGCGAGTTCCAGCTGGTGCTGGGCACCGACTCCAGGACCTACCGGATCTTCACCCTGTCCGGCCCCACGCGCCTGGTCATTGACGTCGCCGACGACTGA
- a CDS encoding NAD(P)H-dependent glycerol-3-phosphate dehydrogenase, whose protein sequence is MNPTHTAHQLPSRAAVVGAGAWGTTFASLLAEAGAPTTVWARRQEVAAEINSGTNSRYAPSLSLPPEVRATTDMRAAVAGAGIVVVALPSQLARGAIEPLAGAVEPGALVVSLMKGIELGTRMRMSEVLAQVLGVPGERVAVVSGPNLADEIAVRQPTATVVASSSQDTAAAVAAACATATFRPYTNNDVLGVELCGAVKNVIALAVGMAAGRGLGDNSKATLITRGLVEITRLGLALGARPETFSGLAGMGDLVATCSSPLSRNQSFGRRLGEGMSVARATAVSRGVAEGAKSARAVLDLADTHGVEMPITAGVVAVVEGRASVREVSDALLSRPRKAEGVNAAPL, encoded by the coding sequence GTGAACCCCACCCACACCGCGCACCAGCTCCCCTCCCGCGCCGCCGTCGTAGGCGCGGGGGCCTGGGGGACCACCTTCGCCAGCCTCCTGGCCGAGGCCGGTGCCCCCACCACCGTCTGGGCCCGCCGCCAGGAGGTCGCCGCCGAGATTAACTCGGGGACCAACAGCCGCTACGCCCCCAGCCTGAGCCTGCCCCCGGAGGTGAGGGCCACCACCGACATGCGTGCGGCCGTGGCGGGCGCGGGGATCGTGGTGGTGGCCCTGCCCTCCCAGCTGGCCCGCGGCGCCATCGAGCCCCTGGCAGGCGCCGTCGAGCCCGGTGCGCTGGTGGTCTCCCTCATGAAGGGCATTGAGCTGGGCACCCGGATGCGCATGAGCGAGGTCCTGGCCCAGGTGCTCGGGGTCCCGGGGGAGCGGGTCGCCGTCGTCTCCGGCCCCAACCTCGCCGACGAGATCGCCGTTAGGCAGCCCACCGCCACGGTGGTGGCCTCCTCCAGCCAGGACACCGCCGCCGCCGTGGCCGCCGCCTGCGCCACCGCCACCTTCCGCCCCTACACCAACAACGACGTCCTGGGCGTGGAGCTGTGCGGCGCGGTTAAGAACGTCATTGCGCTCGCGGTGGGCATGGCGGCCGGGCGCGGGCTGGGGGACAACTCCAAGGCCACGCTCATTACCCGCGGCCTGGTGGAGATCACCCGCCTGGGCCTGGCGCTGGGGGCGCGGCCGGAGACCTTCTCCGGCCTGGCCGGCATGGGGGACCTGGTGGCTACCTGCTCCTCCCCGCTGAGCCGTAACCAGTCCTTCGGCCGCCGCCTGGGGGAGGGGATGAGCGTGGCCCGGGCCACCGCCGTCTCCCGGGGCGTGGCCGAGGGGGCCAAGTCGGCCCGGGCCGTGCTGGACCTGGCCGACACCCACGGGGTGGAGATGCCCATCACCGCCGGGGTCGTGGCCGTGGTGGAGGGCCGGGCCTCCGTCAGGGAGGTTTCTGACGCGCTGCTGTCGCGCCCGCGCAAGGCCGAGGGCGTCAACGCCGCCCCGCTCTGA
- the murA gene encoding UDP-N-acetylglucosamine 1-carboxyvinyltransferase — MADGLLQVEGGHPLTGEITVRGAKNLVPKAMVAALLGATPSVLRNVPLIRDVDVVSGLLALHGVSIDYDQTEGVLRLDPSKVESAHMADIDAHAGSSRIPILFCGPLLHRLGEAFIPDLGGCRIGDRPIDFHLQILRQFGATVDKQAQGIRLTAPDRLHGTVIDLPYPSVGATEQTLLTAVRAEGLTELRGAAVEPEILDLVDVLQKMGAIISVDTDRTIHVEGVDGLVGYNHHALPDRIETASWASAALATGGDILVHGAHQGDMTTFLNIFRKVGGAFDVRDDGIRFYHPGGDLRSIVVETNVHPGFMTDWQQPLVVALTQAEGLSIVHETVYENRFGFTAALCKMGATIQVYRECLGGSACRFGQRNFYHSAVVSGPTPLTGADIVVPDLRGGFSHLIAALAAQGTSRVEGINLIDRGYEHFMHKLGCLEANVTRLA, encoded by the coding sequence ATGGCTGACGGTCTGCTTCAGGTTGAGGGCGGACACCCGCTCACCGGCGAGATCACCGTACGTGGGGCCAAGAACCTCGTGCCCAAGGCCATGGTCGCGGCCCTGCTGGGGGCCACCCCCTCGGTGCTGCGCAACGTGCCCCTCATCCGCGACGTCGACGTGGTCTCCGGCCTGCTGGCCCTGCACGGGGTGAGCATCGACTACGACCAGACCGAGGGCGTCCTGCGCCTGGACCCCTCCAAGGTCGAGTCCGCCCACATGGCCGACATCGACGCCCACGCCGGGTCCTCACGCATCCCCATCCTCTTCTGCGGGCCCCTGCTGCACCGCCTGGGGGAGGCCTTTATCCCCGACCTGGGCGGCTGCCGCATCGGGGACCGCCCCATCGACTTCCACCTGCAGATCCTGCGCCAGTTCGGGGCGACCGTGGACAAGCAGGCCCAGGGCATCCGCCTGACCGCCCCCGACAGGCTGCACGGGACCGTCATCGACCTGCCCTACCCGTCCGTGGGCGCCACCGAGCAGACCCTGCTGACCGCCGTGCGCGCCGAGGGCCTGACCGAGCTGCGCGGCGCCGCCGTCGAGCCAGAGATCCTGGACCTGGTGGACGTGCTCCAGAAGATGGGCGCCATTATCTCGGTGGACACCGACCGCACCATCCACGTCGAGGGGGTCGACGGGCTCGTGGGCTACAACCACCACGCCCTGCCCGACCGCATCGAGACCGCCTCCTGGGCCTCCGCCGCCCTGGCCACCGGCGGCGACATCCTGGTGCACGGCGCCCACCAGGGGGACATGACCACCTTCCTCAACATCTTCCGCAAGGTCGGGGGCGCCTTTGACGTGCGCGACGACGGCATCCGCTTCTACCACCCCGGCGGGGACCTGCGCAGCATCGTGGTGGAGACCAACGTCCACCCCGGTTTCATGACCGACTGGCAGCAGCCCCTGGTGGTGGCCCTGACCCAGGCCGAGGGCCTGTCGATCGTCCACGAGACCGTCTACGAGAACCGCTTCGGCTTCACCGCCGCCCTGTGCAAGATGGGGGCCACCATCCAGGTCTACCGCGAGTGCCTGGGGGGCAGCGCCTGCCGGTTCGGGCAGCGCAACTTCTACCACTCGGCCGTCGTCTCCGGCCCCACCCCCCTGACGGGCGCCGACATCGTGGTCCCCGACCTGCGCGGCGGCTTCTCCCACCTCATTGCCGCCCTGGCCGCCCAGGGCACCAGCCGGGTGGAGGGCATTAACCTCATTGACCGCGGCTACGAGCACTTTATGCACAAGCTCGGCTGCCTGGAGGCCAATGTCACCCGCCTGGCCTGA
- a CDS encoding glycosyltransferase family protein yields the protein MSQTAPSPAPLRVVLYSHDSLGLGHLRRNLALAHALAQDLPALSGRDVAGLLVRGLTPGVDLPLPPGFDWLTLPGVAKGPGGYEPRHLGTGTADLLALRSALLETALTCFGPDLVVIDRHPYGVHRELLAPLRRLRRARPSCQVVLGLREVLDSPGCVQAEWHRLGDTGELRHLIDHVWVYGDPAVHDLRRSGEAPTALADRITYTGYLAAGRARTDRPEALLTTRPYVLTTTGGGQDGAVLVRAALGARIPPGHAHVVVAGPQARARDLADLTPRAGTRLLRCLPGLSLHIAQASAVIAMGGYNTVNEVLASTTPALIVPREAPRAEQLIRARALAASGAVDLMRVADLSPQALSEWVHRAVGRHRDRSHLRRDGLARVARLAADLLAPSAGARGPGPAGPTGPGVRPVPAPRTRQAPARGRPSHQRPAAPATTSPRSTS from the coding sequence ATGAGCCAGACAGCACCCTCACCCGCGCCCCTGCGCGTCGTGCTCTACTCCCACGACTCCCTGGGGCTGGGGCACCTGAGGCGCAACCTCGCCCTGGCCCACGCCCTGGCCCAGGACCTGCCCGCCCTCAGCGGCCGGGACGTGGCCGGGCTGCTGGTGCGCGGTCTCACCCCGGGGGTGGACCTGCCCCTGCCGCCGGGCTTTGACTGGCTCACCCTGCCGGGCGTGGCCAAGGGCCCCGGAGGGTATGAGCCCCGTCACCTAGGGACCGGTACCGCTGACCTGCTGGCCCTGCGCTCGGCCCTGCTGGAGACCGCCCTGACCTGTTTCGGCCCTGACCTGGTCGTCATCGACCGCCACCCCTACGGGGTGCACCGCGAGCTGCTGGCCCCGCTGCGCCGCCTGAGGCGGGCCCGTCCCTCCTGCCAGGTGGTCCTGGGGCTGCGGGAGGTCCTCGACTCACCGGGGTGCGTGCAGGCCGAGTGGCACCGCCTGGGCGACACCGGTGAGCTACGCCACCTCATTGACCACGTCTGGGTCTACGGCGACCCCGCGGTCCACGACCTGCGCCGCAGCGGTGAGGCGCCGACGGCGCTGGCCGACCGGATTACCTACACCGGCTACCTGGCCGCCGGCCGCGCCCGCACCGACCGGCCCGAGGCCCTGCTCACCACCCGCCCCTACGTGCTGACCACCACCGGCGGCGGCCAGGACGGGGCGGTCCTGGTGCGTGCCGCCCTGGGGGCGAGGATCCCGCCCGGCCACGCCCACGTCGTCGTGGCCGGCCCCCAGGCCCGGGCCCGTGACCTGGCCGACCTGACGCCCCGGGCGGGGACGCGCCTGCTGCGCTGCCTGCCCGGCCTGAGCCTGCACATCGCCCAGGCCAGCGCGGTCATCGCCATGGGCGGCTACAACACGGTCAACGAGGTCCTGGCCTCCACCACGCCCGCGCTCATCGTCCCCCGGGAGGCCCCCCGCGCCGAGCAGCTCATCCGCGCCCGGGCGCTGGCGGCCAGCGGCGCCGTCGACCTCATGCGGGTGGCCGATCTGAGCCCCCAGGCCCTGTCGGAGTGGGTCCACCGGGCCGTGGGCCGGCACCGGGACCGCTCCCACCTCAGGCGCGACGGCCTGGCCCGGGTCGCCCGCCTGGCCGCAGACCTCCTGGCCCCCTCGGCCGGGGCCAGGGGCCCTGGTCCCGCAGGGCCCACTGGCCCCGGGGTGCGCCCCGTCCCGGCCCCCCGTACCCGTCAGGCCCCCGCCCGGGGGCGCCCTTCCCACCAGCGGCCGGCCGCCCCGGCCACCACCAGCCCCAGGAGCACGTCATGA
- a CDS encoding glycosyltransferase, with product MRTLPNGVNTVRITPRPEDPDQVVVTFVGTLKPWHGVEDLLRAAALAREPWSLRVVGDGPQGPALRSQAREDGLEVDFRGAVAPEQVPDHLAGSAVAVAPYPEPTTGQGHYFSPLKVYEYMAAGLPVVASAVGQLPGALEGCGLLVPPSDPQALADALDALASDPRRRRELGQRARQEAVEHHSWSRVVTRALELAGVDSA from the coding sequence GTGCGTACCCTGCCCAACGGGGTCAATACCGTCCGGATCACCCCCCGGCCGGAGGACCCCGACCAGGTGGTGGTCACCTTCGTGGGCACCCTCAAGCCCTGGCACGGGGTGGAGGACCTGCTGCGGGCGGCCGCCCTGGCCAGGGAGCCCTGGAGCCTGCGGGTGGTGGGCGACGGGCCCCAGGGCCCGGCCCTTCGCTCCCAGGCGCGCGAGGACGGCCTGGAGGTGGACTTCCGGGGCGCCGTCGCCCCCGAGCAGGTGCCCGACCACCTGGCGGGGTCGGCCGTCGCGGTCGCCCCCTACCCCGAGCCGACTACCGGGCAGGGGCACTACTTCTCCCCGCTGAAGGTCTACGAGTACATGGCGGCGGGCCTGCCGGTGGTGGCCTCCGCGGTGGGCCAGCTCCCCGGTGCGCTGGAGGGCTGCGGCCTGCTGGTCCCGCCCTCGGACCCCCAGGCCCTGGCCGACGCCCTGGACGCCCTGGCCTCCGACCCGCGGCGCCGGCGCGAGCTGGGACAGCGGGCCCGGCAGGAGGCGGTGGAGCACCACTCGTGGTCCCGGGTGGTCACCCGGGCCCTGGAGCTGGCGGGGGTGGACAGTGCCTGA
- a CDS encoding ABC transporter ATP-binding protein → MVLAGVLALMLEVGFRVMEPWPLKIVIDALVSSLKGSGSPGATVPFLLLCGLVLVAVTALRALCNYVATMCFALISSRAAARLRERVFCHVQGLSQQFHARNRSADTVQRIVSDVARLQDVAIQAGLPLLANVSTLAVMLGVMVLLDPVLAVVVVAAVGAFWLTSRGAGARITQASRRTRQGEGRLADTAQESLSSIAVVQSYGLEDLIARRFASANQVSLRQGVRALCLSARLERGTDVIVGLATAAVMVGGGVRVLQGAMSPGDLVLFTTYLRTTMKPLRDMAKYTGRLARAGACGERVADLMGRTPQVTSPAAALVPARLHGHVRLEDVRTEYDGVEVLHGVSLSVSPGEYVAVVGPSGAGKSTLVSLLTRAQDPVGGTVSLDGYPLQALDLGLLRASVSVLHQEALLLTGTVAENIRMGRQDATDAQVEAAARAAGAHGFITDLPQGYDTVVGERGGTLSGGQRQRVGIARALLRSAPVVVLDEATTGLDPHSASLVLDAVDRLVRGRTTIAVTHDAEVAVRATRVVWLEEGRILMDGTPQELAATSPRFRTWLDSRRATSLAGGGVS, encoded by the coding sequence ATGGTCCTGGCCGGGGTCCTCGCCCTCATGCTGGAGGTGGGCTTCCGGGTCATGGAGCCCTGGCCCCTGAAGATCGTCATTGACGCCCTGGTCTCCTCCCTGAAGGGGTCCGGCTCCCCGGGGGCGACGGTCCCCTTCCTGCTGCTGTGCGGACTGGTCCTGGTGGCAGTCACCGCCCTGCGGGCCCTGTGCAACTACGTGGCCACCATGTGCTTCGCCCTCATTAGCTCACGGGCCGCCGCTCGTCTGCGTGAACGTGTCTTCTGCCACGTCCAGGGGCTGTCCCAGCAGTTCCACGCCCGCAACCGCAGCGCCGACACCGTCCAGCGGATCGTCTCCGACGTCGCCCGCCTCCAGGACGTGGCCATCCAGGCGGGGCTGCCGCTGCTGGCCAACGTGTCCACCCTGGCGGTCATGCTGGGGGTCATGGTCCTCCTCGACCCGGTGCTCGCGGTGGTCGTGGTGGCCGCCGTCGGCGCCTTCTGGCTCACCTCCCGGGGCGCCGGGGCCCGTATCACCCAGGCATCGCGCCGTACCCGCCAGGGCGAGGGGCGCCTGGCCGACACCGCCCAGGAGTCGCTCAGCTCCATCGCCGTGGTCCAGTCCTACGGGCTGGAGGACCTCATCGCCCGACGCTTCGCCAGCGCCAACCAGGTCTCCCTGCGCCAGGGGGTGCGGGCGCTGTGCCTGTCGGCCCGCCTGGAGCGCGGCACCGACGTCATCGTGGGCCTGGCCACCGCCGCGGTCATGGTGGGCGGGGGCGTGCGGGTCCTCCAGGGCGCCATGTCCCCCGGGGACCTGGTGCTGTTCACCACCTACCTGCGCACCACCATGAAGCCCCTGCGCGACATGGCCAAGTACACCGGGCGCCTGGCCCGGGCCGGGGCCTGCGGGGAGCGGGTGGCCGACCTGATGGGCCGCACGCCCCAGGTGACCAGCCCCGCCGCCGCCCTGGTCCCGGCCCGGCTGCACGGACACGTCCGCCTGGAGGACGTGCGCACCGAGTACGACGGCGTGGAGGTCCTCCACGGGGTGAGCCTGAGCGTCTCCCCCGGCGAGTACGTGGCCGTGGTGGGCCCCTCCGGGGCGGGCAAGTCCACCCTGGTCTCCCTGCTGACCCGGGCCCAGGACCCCGTGGGCGGCACCGTGTCCCTGGACGGCTACCCGCTCCAGGCCCTGGACCTGGGGCTGCTGCGGGCCAGCGTCTCGGTCCTGCACCAGGAGGCCCTGCTCCTGACCGGCACGGTGGCGGAGAACATCCGTATGGGACGTCAGGACGCCACCGACGCGCAGGTGGAGGCGGCGGCCCGGGCCGCTGGCGCCCACGGCTTTATCACGGACCTGCCCCAGGGCTATGACACGGTGGTCGGCGAGCGCGGGGGCACCTTGTCCGGGGGGCAGCGCCAGCGGGTCGGCATCGCCCGCGCCCTGCTGCGCTCGGCGCCCGTGGTGGTCCTGGACGAGGCCACCACCGGGCTGGACCCCCACTCCGCGTCCCTGGTCCTGGACGCCGTGGACCGCCTGGTACGGGGACGGACCACGATCGCCGTGACCCACGACGCCGAGGTCGCCGTGCGCGCCACCAGGGTGGTGTGGCTGGAGGAGGGCCGGATCCTCATGGACGGGACCCCGCAGGAGCTGGCCGCGACCTCCCCTCGTTTCCGTACCTGGCTGGACAGCCGTCGCGCCACCAGCCTGGCCGGCGGAGGCGTGTCATGA
- a CDS encoding phosphotransferase, whose protein sequence is MSASASPPSEVAVLEAALDPAWLTKRCGRPVRASRLRLKPGVSLALSLVDACRGTPVGWARFLWPRARSRARSLAAWAGAQGLAVHQRDWSGLVLQWGGLASDPALGRVVASSLGPWAAALPGLEGPGGTGPGGAVAEAPCDPPAQGDPPAPGDLPGRRGAPGAEGTFQVMRHNPLRRLVIRAGSYVVRLSARPTPWGPAPLSELAALVPTPPPVELPTSPAPGLPAQVRGEGGVHVAAQALTGDTDLGRCPDPEATYRAGTLLARLHRARPVPGGALEAALGPAPDAGRALRAHAGVLDHLDRTLAGRARALVGRLPRSPVGPGVLSHGDASPDQVLLERASGLVWLTDFDRLCLAEPATDLGSYLSQVDPELGQALLDGYRAGGGLPPSPAEREAALTRSLVLRAAEPLRAADPAWRQALSATLEDLEERCP, encoded by the coding sequence ATGAGCGCGTCCGCCTCACCCCCCAGCGAGGTCGCCGTGCTGGAGGCCGCCCTGGATCCCGCCTGGCTGACAAAGCGCTGCGGCCGCCCGGTGCGGGCCTCCCGCCTGCGTCTCAAGCCGGGGGTGTCACTGGCCCTGTCCCTGGTGGACGCCTGCCGGGGCACGCCCGTGGGCTGGGCCCGGTTCCTGTGGCCCCGGGCCCGCAGCCGGGCCAGGTCACTGGCCGCCTGGGCGGGGGCCCAGGGGCTCGCGGTCCACCAGCGGGACTGGTCCGGGCTGGTCCTCCAGTGGGGCGGCCTGGCCAGCGACCCGGCTCTGGGACGGGTGGTCGCCTCCAGCCTGGGCCCCTGGGCCGCGGCCCTGCCCGGCCTGGAGGGGCCCGGTGGCACGGGACCGGGCGGGGCGGTCGCTGAGGCGCCGTGCGACCCCCCGGCACAGGGGGACCCACCGGCGCCGGGGGACCTACCGGGCCGCCGGGGAGCCCCCGGGGCCGAGGGGACCTTCCAGGTCATGCGTCACAACCCCTTGCGGCGTCTGGTGATACGAGCAGGTTCCTACGTGGTGCGCCTGAGCGCCCGTCCCACGCCCTGGGGGCCGGCCCCGCTGTCCGAGCTCGCCGCCCTGGTGCCCACCCCGCCCCCGGTGGAGCTGCCCACCAGCCCCGCCCCCGGGCTGCCCGCCCAGGTCAGGGGTGAGGGCGGGGTCCACGTAGCGGCCCAGGCCCTCACCGGTGACACCGACCTGGGGCGCTGCCCCGACCCGGAGGCCACCTACCGGGCCGGGACGCTGCTGGCCCGGCTGCACCGCGCCCGCCCCGTCCCCGGTGGGGCCCTGGAGGCCGCCCTGGGGCCGGCACCCGACGCCGGGCGCGCCCTGCGGGCCCACGCAGGCGTCCTGGACCACCTGGACCGGACCCTGGCCGGGCGCGCCCGGGCCCTGGTCGGGCGTCTTCCCCGCTCCCCGGTGGGACCAGGTGTCCTCAGCCACGGTGACGCCTCCCCCGACCAGGTGCTCCTGGAGCGCGCCTCGGGCCTGGTGTGGCTGACCGACTTCGACCGTCTCTGCCTGGCTGAGCCGGCCACGGACCTGGGCTCCTACCTCTCGCAGGTGGACCCGGAGCTGGGGCAGGCGCTGCTGGACGGATACCGCGCCGGCGGAGGGCTCCCGCCCAGTCCCGCCGAGCGCGAGGCGGCCCTGACCCGCAGCCTCGTCCTGCGGGCGGCCGAGCCCCTGCGCGCCGCCGATCCCGCCTGGCGCCAGGCGCTGTCCGCCACGCTGGAGGACCTGGAGGAGCGCTGCCCATGA